A window of bacterium genomic DNA:
GCCGGGGCCGCGCGCGAGCTGGGGATAATTTCGCCGCTGGCCGAGGTCGGTTTGACCAAAGAGGAGGTTAAGTGGCTGGCGCGCGAGAACGGCGTTCCCAACTTCGAACGGCCGCGTTCGGCGTGCCTGGCGTCGCGTTTTCCGTACGGCGAAGAGATAACGCTTGAAAAGTTGAAGCTCATCGAGGACGCGGAGGAAATTCTGGCGGACCTCGGGTTCCAGCAGATACGTTGCCGCTTCCACGGCCCTACCGTGCGGATAGAGCTCGACGCGAAGGAATTACCCCGGGCGACCAAACCCGGAATACGGGAACGCATTACGGCCGGGTTGCGCGAGCTGGGTTTCAAGTTCGTAACGCTCGACCTCGACGGTTACCGTACCGGCAGCATGGACGAAGCGGCCGGCATCGCGAAAACTAACGGAAGGTGAAGGGGGTATAGGCGTGAGGTTTT
This region includes:
- the larE gene encoding ATP-dependent sacrificial sulfur transferase LarE encodes the protein MPTAAEKKYGELLARLGELPSLLVAFSGGADSTFLLATAQKAVRGRVLALTARSPAYPSREVEHAQATARILDAEHAIIDSHEAEDPTFRANPPDRCYYCKRSLFGEFKKFAGENGLAAVADGTTADELEGHRPGAGAARELGIISPLAEVGLTKEEVKWLARENGVPNFERPRSACLASRFPYGEEITLEKLKLIEDAEEILADLGFQQIRCRFHGPTVRIELDAKELPRATKPGIRERITAGLRELGFKFVTLDLDGYRTGSMDEAAGIAKTNGR